In the genome of Streptomyces collinus, one region contains:
- a CDS encoding ABC transporter ATP-binding protein, with protein MIRIESVTKRYPDGTVAVDRLSLEIPDRSITVLVGPSGCGKTTTLRMINRMVEPSEGTILLDGEDIQRRPVTTLRRSMGYVIQNAGLFQHRTILDNIATVPRLLGWGKQKARARAAELMERVGLDTALAKRYPYQLSGGQQQRVGVARALAADPPVLLMDEPFSAVDPVVRKGLQDELLRIQDELGKTIVFVTHDIDEAIKLGTMVAVMREGGHLAQYAPPAELLSEPADAFVEDFLGADRGIRRLSFFPSAGLPLTTGPVIPADATAEQLAAPDEPWLLVIDADGNPLGWGERGDLTAGDIRTDRLVPHGRPFVPGTDSLRTALDSAVLSPAGHAVAVDDTGRVTGVVSQATIGEAIRSAHAGGHADETKVAS; from the coding sequence TTGATACGGATCGAATCAGTCACCAAGCGCTATCCGGACGGCACGGTGGCTGTCGACCGGCTCTCCCTGGAGATACCCGACCGCTCGATCACCGTCCTCGTCGGACCCTCGGGATGCGGCAAGACCACCACCCTGCGGATGATCAACCGCATGGTCGAACCGAGCGAGGGCACCATCCTCCTCGACGGCGAGGACATCCAGCGCCGGCCCGTCACCACCCTGCGCCGGTCCATGGGTTACGTCATCCAGAACGCCGGCCTCTTCCAGCACCGCACGATCCTCGACAACATCGCCACCGTGCCGCGCCTGCTCGGCTGGGGCAAGCAGAAGGCCCGGGCCCGGGCGGCGGAGCTGATGGAACGCGTGGGCCTCGACACCGCGCTCGCCAAGCGGTACCCGTACCAGCTGTCCGGCGGCCAGCAACAGCGCGTCGGCGTGGCCCGGGCGCTCGCCGCCGACCCGCCCGTGCTGCTCATGGACGAGCCGTTCTCCGCGGTCGACCCGGTGGTGCGCAAGGGACTCCAGGACGAACTGCTGCGCATCCAGGACGAGTTGGGGAAGACCATCGTCTTCGTCACCCATGACATCGACGAGGCGATCAAACTCGGCACCATGGTCGCCGTGATGCGCGAGGGCGGCCACCTCGCCCAGTACGCGCCCCCGGCCGAGCTGCTGTCCGAACCCGCCGACGCCTTCGTCGAGGACTTCCTCGGAGCCGACCGCGGCATCCGGCGGCTGTCGTTCTTCCCCTCCGCCGGACTCCCGCTGACGACCGGCCCGGTGATCCCGGCCGATGCCACCGCCGAGCAGCTCGCCGCCCCCGACGAGCCCTGGCTGCTGGTCATCGACGCCGACGGCAATCCCCTCGGCTGGGGTGAGCGGGGCGACCTGACGGCCGGTGACATCAGGACCGACCGGCTCGTCCCGCACGGACGGCCCTTCGTCCCCGGCACCGACTCCCTGCGGACCGCCCTCGACAGCGCCGTGCTCTCCCCGGCAGGCCACGCCGTCGCCGTGGACGACACCGGCCGGGTGACCGGCGTGGTCTCGCAGGCGACCATCGGCGAGGCGATCCGCAGCGCCCACGCCGGCGGCCACGCCGACGAGACCAAGGTCGCGTCGTGA
- a CDS encoding ABC transporter permease: MNGFFDIPSDLQHSYQGLIGLHLREALLPVLAGLLLALPLAQLCVRFRWLYPPVLGATTILYAVPSLAFFVVLIDYTGQTELTVMIPLAVYSLVVLVPAIVDGVRSVPQETLAAATAMGFGPVRRYLQVQLPIAVPAIIAGLRVATVSSISLVSVGTLIGNQGALGNLLADAQKYDRPELAVNSVITTAVLAILCDALLVLLRVVLTPWMPNGTRRRPKPSTRQKLPAPQDVTR; encoded by the coding sequence GTGAACGGCTTCTTCGACATCCCGAGCGACCTCCAGCACAGCTACCAGGGCCTGATCGGACTGCACCTGCGCGAGGCCCTGCTGCCCGTGCTGGCCGGCCTGCTGCTCGCCCTGCCGCTCGCCCAGCTCTGCGTCCGCTTCCGCTGGCTCTATCCGCCCGTGCTCGGCGCCACCACCATCCTCTACGCCGTCCCGTCGCTGGCCTTCTTCGTGGTCCTCATCGACTACACCGGCCAGACCGAGCTGACCGTGATGATCCCGCTGGCCGTGTACAGCCTCGTGGTGCTCGTGCCGGCCATCGTCGACGGCGTGCGGTCCGTGCCGCAGGAGACCCTGGCCGCCGCCACCGCCATGGGCTTCGGGCCCGTACGCCGCTACCTCCAGGTGCAGTTGCCGATCGCCGTGCCGGCCATCATCGCCGGACTCAGGGTCGCCACCGTCTCCAGCATCTCCCTGGTCAGCGTCGGCACCCTCATCGGCAACCAGGGCGCCCTCGGCAACCTGCTCGCCGACGCGCAGAAGTACGACCGGCCCGAGCTGGCCGTGAACTCCGTGATCACGACGGCCGTCCTGGCCATCCTGTGCGACGCCCTGCTGGTGCTGCTCCGCGTCGTGCTGACCCCGTGGATGCCGAACGGCACCCGCCGGCGCCCGAAGCCGAGCACGCGGCAGAAGCTGCCCGCCCCCCAGGACGTGACCCGGTGA
- a CDS encoding ABC transporter permease: MNVLNFVNAFFSDSAHWHGYDGIPQRLLEHIQYSVLALALAAAIGLPVGLLTGHTGRGGNALAFIATAARALPSFGLLVLIVIVMGFGLLPVMIPLVILAVPPILVTTYEAVRTVDPSPVDAARGMGMHESRILFQVELPVALPLILSGLRSAAIQIVSTATIAAYVSLGGLGRYIVDGLYQRNYEKVVGGATLVAVLALVTLALFWAVGRLAVSPGVRRR, from the coding sequence GTGAACGTACTGAACTTCGTCAACGCCTTCTTCAGCGACAGCGCCCACTGGCACGGCTACGACGGCATCCCGCAACGCCTGCTCGAACACATCCAGTACTCGGTTCTGGCGCTGGCCCTCGCCGCCGCCATCGGCCTGCCGGTCGGCCTGCTCACCGGGCACACCGGGCGGGGCGGCAACGCCCTCGCGTTCATCGCCACCGCGGCCCGCGCACTGCCCAGTTTCGGCCTGCTCGTGCTGATCGTCATCGTGATGGGCTTCGGACTGCTGCCCGTGATGATCCCCCTGGTCATCCTCGCCGTGCCGCCGATCCTGGTGACCACCTACGAGGCCGTCCGCACCGTCGACCCGTCCCCGGTGGACGCCGCCCGCGGCATGGGCATGCACGAGTCGCGGATCCTCTTCCAGGTCGAACTGCCGGTCGCGCTGCCGCTGATCCTGAGCGGACTGCGCTCGGCGGCCATCCAGATCGTCTCGACGGCCACCATCGCCGCCTACGTCAGCCTGGGCGGCCTCGGCCGGTACATCGTCGACGGGCTCTACCAGCGCAACTACGAGAAGGTGGTCGGCGGCGCCACCCTCGTGGCCGTCCTGGCGCTCGTCACGCTGGCGCTGTTCTGGGCGGTGGGCCGCCTGGCCGTGTCACCGGGGGTGCGCCGGCGCTGA
- a CDS encoding ABC transporter substrate-binding protein, with amino-acid sequence MTSTAKSSWSRTRHTGAAVAALTAAAALLAGCSSGDTSDDPLAGEKAKAGTVVVGSNNFAESTLLADIYGEALKAKGIKVTYKHNIGSRETTYGLMKNGSVTVLPEYNGSLLAYLDPKAEQKSAEAVNEAVKAKLDKKLTLLTSSPAEDKDSVTVNAATAKKYKLTSSSTLADLKEAAPDLVIGGSPEFQTRHQGLEGLKSVYGLEFKSFKALDAGGPLTQAALTRNTVQAADIFTTDPTIVKEKFVVLKDPENLFGFANVTPLVHKDGLSQKGVDALDAVSAKLDTKTLLELDAQVQLEKKDPLDVATAWLKSAGLS; translated from the coding sequence ATGACTTCTACCGCGAAGAGCAGCTGGTCCAGGACGAGGCACACCGGCGCGGCAGTGGCCGCGCTCACCGCCGCTGCGGCACTGCTCGCGGGCTGTTCGTCCGGCGACACCTCCGACGACCCCCTGGCGGGCGAGAAGGCGAAGGCGGGCACCGTCGTCGTCGGCTCCAACAACTTCGCCGAGAGCACCCTGCTCGCCGACATCTACGGCGAGGCGCTCAAGGCCAAGGGCATCAAGGTCACGTACAAGCACAACATCGGCAGCCGCGAGACGACGTACGGCCTGATGAAGAACGGCTCCGTCACCGTGCTGCCGGAGTACAACGGCTCGCTGCTCGCCTACCTCGACCCCAAGGCCGAGCAGAAGTCCGCCGAGGCGGTGAACGAGGCCGTCAAGGCCAAGCTCGACAAGAAGCTGACGCTGCTCACGTCCTCGCCCGCCGAGGACAAGGACTCGGTGACCGTCAACGCCGCGACCGCGAAGAAGTACAAGCTCACCTCCTCGTCCACCCTCGCGGACCTCAAGGAGGCCGCCCCGGACCTGGTGATCGGCGGTTCGCCCGAGTTCCAGACCAGGCACCAGGGACTGGAGGGCCTGAAGTCCGTGTACGGCCTGGAGTTCAAGTCCTTCAAGGCGCTCGACGCGGGCGGCCCGCTGACCCAGGCGGCGCTCACCAGGAACACCGTCCAGGCCGCCGACATCTTCACCACGGACCCCACCATCGTGAAGGAGAAGTTCGTCGTCCTGAAGGACCCGGAGAACCTCTTCGGATTCGCCAATGTGACCCCGCTGGTCCACAAGGACGGCCTCTCCCAGAAGGGCGTCGACGCGCTCGACGCGGTCTCCGCGAAGCTGGACACCAAGACGCTCCTGGAGCTGGACGCGCAGGTGCAGCTGGAGAAGAAGGACCCGCTGGACGTGGCGACGGCGTGGCTGAAGTCGGCGGGCCTGAGCTGA
- a CDS encoding GTP-binding protein: MAGSDLATDASSAPDTVKILIAGGFGVGKTTMVGSVSEIVPLRTEEPLTMAGLGVDDLDGIEEKRATTVALDFGRITISRELVLYLFGTPGQQRFWFMWNDLALGALGAVVLVDVRRPECSFAAIDFFERRGIPFVVGVNGFHGEHPYPPEDIREALALSEHVRVLLCDARDRESCRDVLIALIDQLIASAVQA, from the coding sequence TTGGCCGGCTCTGACCTTGCCACCGACGCGTCTTCGGCACCCGACACGGTCAAGATCCTCATAGCCGGGGGCTTCGGCGTCGGCAAGACCACCATGGTCGGGTCGGTCAGCGAGATCGTCCCGTTGCGCACCGAGGAACCCCTGACCATGGCCGGTCTGGGCGTCGACGACCTGGACGGCATCGAGGAGAAGCGGGCCACCACCGTGGCCCTGGACTTCGGCCGCATCACCATCAGCCGGGAACTGGTGCTGTACCTGTTCGGCACGCCGGGGCAGCAGCGGTTCTGGTTCATGTGGAACGACCTGGCGCTCGGCGCGCTCGGTGCCGTGGTCCTGGTCGACGTGCGCAGACCCGAGTGCAGCTTCGCCGCGATCGACTTCTTCGAGCGCCGGGGCATTCCGTTCGTCGTCGGCGTCAACGGCTTCCACGGCGAACACCCGTACCCGCCCGAGGACATCAGGGAGGCGCTCGCGCTGTCGGAGCACGTGCGGGTGCTGCTGTGCGACGCCCGGGACCGGGAGTCGTGCCGGGACGTGCTGATCGCCTTGATCGACCAGCTGATCGCGTCGGCGGTGCAGGCGTAG
- a CDS encoding DUF742 domain-containing protein, with product MTVGDAAGRLVRLFALTGGRTRPSRADFTLISTVTAVDPPPATAARCQPEHTRILRLCAEPVAVAELAARLDLPVSVVVILLCDLLEAGRITVRPPRLVSRTTPDLDLLQKVRDGLGRL from the coding sequence GTGACCGTAGGTGATGCGGCGGGCCGGCTCGTCCGGCTGTTCGCTCTGACCGGCGGGCGGACCCGTCCCAGCCGCGCCGATTTCACGCTCATCTCGACGGTCACGGCGGTCGATCCGCCGCCCGCCACGGCGGCCCGGTGCCAGCCCGAGCACACCCGGATCCTCCGGCTGTGCGCCGAGCCGGTCGCCGTGGCGGAGCTGGCCGCCCGGCTCGACCTGCCGGTGAGCGTGGTCGTCATTCTGCTGTGCGACCTGCTGGAGGCGGGCCGGATCACCGTCCGCCCGCCGCGTCTTGTCTCCCGTACGACCCCGGACCTGGACCTGCTGCAGAAAGTGAGGGACGGCCTTGGCCGGCTCTGA
- a CDS encoding roadblock/LC7 domain-containing protein: MTRPIPATHTQLDQLLTGLVERVADVNQAVVLSEDGLVVSKSTGFLRDDAERLAATASGLMSLSKGVSMDFRGGPVRQALIEMANSYLILTSAGPGAHLVVLTGPGADVGVVAYQMNMLVKKIGEHLSAAPRGMAGPVVDPGV, translated from the coding sequence ATGACACGCCCCATCCCCGCCACGCACACCCAGCTCGACCAGCTGCTGACCGGACTCGTGGAGCGGGTCGCCGACGTGAACCAGGCCGTGGTGCTCTCCGAGGACGGCCTGGTGGTCAGCAAGTCCACCGGATTCCTGCGCGACGACGCCGAGCGGCTCGCGGCGACCGCCTCCGGGCTGATGAGCCTCAGCAAGGGCGTCAGCATGGACTTCCGGGGCGGTCCGGTGCGTCAGGCCCTCATCGAGATGGCCAACAGCTATCTGATCCTGACCTCCGCCGGGCCCGGCGCGCACCTGGTCGTGCTGACCGGGCCGGGCGCGGACGTCGGGGTGGTGGCGTACCAGATGAACATGCTGGTGAAGAAGATCGGCGAGCACCTCAGCGCGGCACCGCGGGGCATGGCCGGACCCGTCGTCGATCCCGGCGTGTGA
- a CDS encoding sensor histidine kinase, translating into MSRRTGARRRLGSIRLSLVLLALVPSVTLAAMWGVTTIQMFSEGLRLRDQTELSRSTGAMGTDATLALQRERSLSAAWLATPKGSRAALDAQRAETDKAVAKLVGQADAIEKAPSRISDRLYSVLGSVGSLEYYRDQVDDPTDITAQQALDQYSSIIDDQIHAFQELSQVDDGDLTSQAGPLVGLEHAAELVSREDAQLTLAWPTGHLDDRTWTQFTELVNTRRWLVKDQVVPQLTGSAKAQTERILASRDWQTLQSVEDQVLASRNAGAASDRIALPDAQKRWSGAMDTLSEQYAGLIQQQTTGLLQRSADKADALLLKAALLSAGGLLALLLCVGMSWRITRSLSRRLRGLRRAAVSLAQERLPDVVARLERGETVDPESATTELDYGHDELGQVARAFNTAQRTAVHTAVELADTRRGFQKIILGIARQSQNLVNLQLSKLDTLEREHTDPDVLKGLYELDSTASQLRRYEENLVIVSGERPGRSWAEPVALMDILRSAVGEVAEYQRVEVLTEEEVYVAPPAVADVIHLLAELIDNATAYSPAPSPVTVRAGMVAKGLAVEVEDRGLGMSEEDYTSFNEQLAVPPQFDVVALADDLRLGMFVIGRLAHRHGIAVTLRSSPYGGTTAIVLVPHEIVVREAPGGAVRDGDAPEDEKVAADGRGATDAERSEAPRWAEASRGTERVAGPAPEPRPLVTARSASAASSAASATREVVPRRDGLTPLPRRVPQTSLVEELREESAPAGDDGSLGDFTAEAAAASLAGFQRGTLRARDDDAEPPHDEEAAAVPRQAAAGPVPSTPPADR; encoded by the coding sequence ATGTCTCGACGGACAGGTGCCCGGCGCCGCCTCGGATCCATACGCCTCTCCCTGGTGCTCCTGGCCCTCGTGCCCAGCGTCACCCTCGCCGCCATGTGGGGCGTGACGACGATCCAGATGTTCTCGGAGGGCCTCAGGCTGCGCGACCAGACCGAACTCAGCCGGTCCACCGGCGCCATGGGCACCGACGCGACGCTCGCGCTGCAGCGGGAGCGCAGTCTGTCGGCCGCCTGGCTGGCCACGCCGAAGGGTTCCCGGGCCGCCCTCGACGCGCAGCGCGCGGAGACCGACAAGGCGGTCGCCAAGCTGGTCGGGCAGGCGGACGCGATCGAGAAGGCGCCCTCCCGCATATCGGACCGGCTGTACTCGGTGCTGGGCTCGGTGGGCAGTCTGGAGTACTACCGGGACCAGGTGGACGACCCGACCGACATCACCGCGCAGCAGGCGCTGGACCAGTACTCCTCGATCATCGACGACCAGATCCACGCCTTCCAGGAGCTGTCCCAGGTCGACGACGGCGACCTCACCTCGCAGGCGGGCCCGCTGGTGGGGCTGGAGCACGCGGCGGAACTGGTCTCCCGGGAGGACGCGCAGCTGACCCTGGCCTGGCCCACCGGGCATCTGGACGACAGGACGTGGACGCAGTTCACGGAGCTGGTGAACACCCGGCGCTGGCTGGTCAAGGACCAGGTCGTGCCGCAGCTGACGGGCAGCGCCAAGGCGCAGACCGAGCGGATCCTGGCGAGCCGGGACTGGCAGACGCTGCAGTCCGTCGAGGACCAGGTGCTGGCGTCGCGCAACGCGGGCGCCGCCTCGGACCGGATCGCCCTGCCGGACGCGCAGAAGCGGTGGTCCGGCGCCATGGACACGCTGTCCGAGCAGTACGCGGGCCTCATCCAGCAGCAGACGACGGGGCTGCTGCAGCGCAGTGCCGACAAAGCGGACGCCCTGCTGCTCAAGGCGGCGCTGCTGAGCGCCGGCGGGCTGCTCGCACTGCTGCTGTGCGTCGGCATGTCGTGGCGGATCACCCGCTCGCTGTCCCGGCGGCTGCGCGGCCTGCGCCGGGCCGCCGTCAGCCTCGCCCAGGAGCGGCTGCCCGACGTGGTGGCACGGCTGGAGCGGGGCGAGACGGTCGACCCGGAGTCGGCGACGACCGAGCTGGACTACGGCCACGACGAACTGGGCCAGGTGGCCAGGGCGTTCAACACCGCCCAGCGCACGGCCGTGCACACCGCGGTCGAACTCGCCGACACCCGGCGAGGCTTCCAGAAGATCATCCTGGGCATCGCGCGGCAGAGCCAGAACCTGGTCAACCTCCAGCTGAGCAAGCTCGACACGCTGGAGCGCGAGCACACCGATCCCGACGTCCTCAAGGGCCTGTACGAACTGGACTCCACGGCCAGCCAGTTGCGCCGCTACGAGGAGAACCTCGTCATCGTCAGCGGGGAACGGCCCGGCCGCAGCTGGGCCGAGCCGGTCGCGCTGATGGACATCCTGCGCAGCGCGGTCGGGGAGGTCGCCGAGTACCAGCGGGTGGAGGTGCTCACCGAGGAGGAGGTGTACGTCGCGCCGCCCGCGGTGGCCGACGTCATCCATCTGCTGGCCGAGCTCATCGACAACGCGACCGCGTACTCCCCCGCCCCGAGCCCCGTCACGGTGCGGGCCGGGATGGTGGCCAAGGGCCTGGCCGTCGAGGTCGAGGACCGCGGACTCGGCATGTCGGAGGAGGACTACACGTCCTTCAACGAACAGCTGGCGGTGCCGCCGCAGTTCGACGTGGTGGCGCTCGCCGACGACCTGCGCCTGGGCATGTTCGTGATCGGCCGGCTGGCCCACCGGCACGGCATCGCCGTCACCCTGCGCTCGTCGCCGTACGGCGGGACCACGGCGATCGTGCTGGTGCCGCACGAGATCGTGGTGCGGGAGGCTCCCGGCGGCGCCGTGCGGGACGGCGACGCCCCGGAGGACGAGAAGGTGGCGGCGGACGGACGGGGTGCGACGGACGCCGAGCGGAGTGAGGCCCCCCGATGGGCCGAGGCCTCCCGGGGAACGGAACGCGTCGCCGGGCCCGCCCCGGAGCCCCGGCCGCTGGTCACGGCCCGCTCCGCCTCCGCGGCCTCCTCCGCCGCATCGGCCACCCGCGAGGTCGTCCCCCGGCGGGACGGTCTCACCCCGCTCCCCCGCAGAGTGCCGCAGACCAGCCTGGTGGAGGAGTTGCGCGAGGAGTCCGCGCCCGCCGGTGACGACGGCTCCCTCGGCGACTTCACCGCCGAGGCCGCCGCCGCCTCCCTGGCCGGTTTCCAGCGCGGCACGCTCCGGGCCCGTGACGACGACGCCGAGCCGCCCCACGACGAGGAGGCGGCCGCAGTACCCCGGCAGGCCGCCGCCGGCCCCGTCCCCTCGACTCCGCCCGCCGACCGCTGA
- a CDS encoding sugar ABC transporter substrate-binding protein codes for MNTPPPPHTSVRRTRVAALAAVLCLLVSGCSVLGTAGDEADAAGGSGGGMKVTLVTHGGKGDAFWDLVRRGAEAAAAKDGIDLTYVSDADPAAQADLVRDAVHAKADGIAVTLAKPAAMRGPVAQAKAAGIPVVGLNSGIDAWRPTGLLEYFGQDESVAGRAVGDKLDALKARHALCVVHERGNVALEARCAGMRKTFAGDTDNLYVDGSDMNAVTATIASRLRQDTSIDEVVTLGAQYGLSAVKAVRQSGSRAKVATFDLDKDLVKAVRDGEVQFAVDQQPYLQGYLAVDALWLYRTNGNVSGGGTAPVLTGPAFVTRSNVSAVSRFAAAGTR; via the coding sequence ATGAACACTCCTCCCCCGCCGCACACTTCCGTGAGACGCACTCGCGTCGCCGCCCTGGCGGCCGTCCTGTGTCTGCTGGTGTCCGGCTGCTCCGTCCTCGGCACGGCCGGCGACGAGGCGGACGCGGCGGGCGGATCCGGCGGCGGGATGAAGGTCACCCTGGTGACGCACGGCGGCAAGGGCGACGCCTTCTGGGACCTGGTCCGCAGGGGCGCCGAGGCGGCGGCCGCCAAGGACGGCATCGACCTGACGTACGTCAGCGACGCCGACCCGGCCGCGCAGGCCGATCTGGTGCGGGACGCCGTGCACGCCAAGGCCGACGGCATCGCGGTGACCCTCGCCAAGCCGGCGGCGATGCGTGGCCCGGTAGCCCAGGCCAAGGCGGCCGGCATACCCGTAGTCGGGCTCAACTCCGGCATCGACGCCTGGCGGCCGACCGGGCTCCTGGAGTACTTCGGCCAGGACGAGTCCGTCGCGGGCCGGGCCGTCGGCGACAAACTGGACGCCCTCAAGGCCCGGCACGCCCTGTGCGTGGTGCACGAGCGGGGCAACGTCGCGCTGGAGGCCCGCTGCGCCGGTATGCGCAAGACCTTCGCGGGCGACACCGACAACCTGTACGTGGACGGCAGCGACATGAACGCGGTGACCGCCACGATCGCGTCCCGGCTGCGGCAGGACACGAGCATCGACGAGGTCGTCACCCTGGGCGCCCAGTACGGGCTCAGTGCCGTCAAGGCGGTGCGGCAGTCCGGCAGCCGGGCGAAGGTCGCCACCTTCGACCTCGACAAGGACCTCGTCAAAGCGGTCCGGGACGGCGAGGTGCAGTTCGCCGTGGACCAGCAGCCGTATCTGCAGGGCTACCTCGCGGTGGACGCCCTGTGGCTGTACCGGACCAACGGCAACGTCAGCGGTGGCGGGACGGCTCCGGTGCTCACCGGGCCCGCGTTCGTCACCAGATCGAACGTGTCCGCTGTGTCACGGTTCGCGGCCGCCGGGACCCGGTGA
- a CDS encoding SAM-dependent methyltransferase — protein sequence MTEHRVDTGTAHSARIYDYILGGDDNYPADREAGDAMCREWPALPVHMRANRDFMHRAVRHLARGMGIRQFLDIGTGIPTSPNLHEIAQEAAPGARVVYVDNDPLVLALSRGLLSGTPEGRTAYVEADMRDPAAILGAPGFRETLDLSEPVALTVIAIVHFMLDEHDAVGIVRRLLEPLPSGSCLAMSVGTADFAPDEVGRVAREYAARGMPMRLRTHAEAAEFFEDLDLVEPGVVQVHQWRPNRTDGTESGGEGIRDEDIAMYGAVARKP from the coding sequence ATGACGGAGCACCGCGTCGACACCGGGACCGCGCACTCCGCGCGGATCTACGACTACATCCTCGGCGGCGACGACAACTACCCGGCCGACCGGGAGGCGGGCGACGCCATGTGCCGCGAGTGGCCCGCCCTGCCCGTCCACATGCGGGCCAACCGCGACTTCATGCACCGGGCGGTGCGCCACCTGGCCCGGGGGATGGGGATACGCCAGTTCCTCGACATCGGCACCGGCATCCCGACCTCCCCCAACCTGCACGAGATCGCCCAGGAGGCGGCGCCCGGGGCGCGGGTCGTCTACGTCGACAACGACCCACTCGTCCTCGCCCTGTCGCGGGGGCTGCTGTCCGGCACGCCGGAGGGCAGGACGGCGTACGTGGAGGCGGACATGCGCGATCCGGCGGCCATCCTCGGCGCCCCCGGGTTCCGGGAGACGCTCGACCTCTCGGAGCCCGTCGCGCTGACGGTGATCGCGATCGTGCACTTCATGCTCGACGAGCACGACGCCGTCGGCATCGTCCGCCGGCTCCTCGAACCGCTGCCCTCCGGCAGCTGTCTGGCGATGTCGGTCGGCACCGCCGACTTCGCCCCGGACGAGGTCGGCCGGGTCGCCCGGGAGTACGCGGCCCGGGGCATGCCGATGCGGCTGCGCACCCACGCGGAGGCGGCGGAGTTCTTCGAAGATCTCGATCTGGTGGAACCCGGCGTCGTCCAGGTCCACCAGTGGCGCCCGAACCGCACGGACGGTACGGAAAGCGGAGGTGAGGGCATCCGCGACGAGGACATCGCGATGTACGGGGCGGTGGCGCGCAAGCCGTAA
- a CDS encoding ArsR/SmtB family transcription factor produces MAAAGGGFEDPSADILAQAAASFGLLASPARLHIVWALARGESDVTGLAERVGGALPAVSQHLTKLKLAGLVRSRREGRRQVYYVDDPDIVEVVHLLVDRLSDRAAPARRRLHGL; encoded by the coding sequence GTGGCGGCAGCCGGCGGTGGCTTCGAGGACCCTTCCGCGGACATACTCGCCCAGGCGGCCGCGTCCTTCGGTCTGCTCGCCTCGCCCGCCCGGCTGCACATCGTCTGGGCGCTGGCCCGCGGCGAGAGCGACGTGACCGGCCTCGCCGAGCGGGTCGGCGGCGCCCTGCCCGCGGTCAGCCAGCACCTCACCAAACTGAAGCTGGCCGGACTCGTGCGCTCCCGCCGCGAGGGCCGCCGGCAGGTGTACTACGTCGACGACCCCGACATCGTCGAGGTCGTACACCTCCTGGTGGACCGGCTCTCGGACCGCGCCGCACCGGCGCGCCGCCGCCTCCATGGCCTCTGA